One Polaribacter sp. SA4-12 genomic window carries:
- a CDS encoding MGMT family protein, giving the protein MKESDNFFDKVYKVTRLIPYGRVTSYGAIATYLGAARSARMVGWAMNKAHNLEDIPAHRVVNRKGLLTGKHHFDGTNLMQQLLESEGIVVVENQIQDLEKVLWIPMNELPSIY; this is encoded by the coding sequence GTGAAAGAATCTGATAATTTTTTTGATAAAGTTTATAAAGTAACACGCTTAATTCCTTACGGAAGAGTTACCAGTTATGGAGCTATTGCAACCTATTTAGGTGCAGCAAGATCTGCAAGAATGGTAGGTTGGGCAATGAATAAAGCTCATAATTTAGAAGACATTCCTGCACATAGAGTTGTAAATAGAAAAGGATTACTAACAGGAAAACATCATTTTGACGGTACTAACTTAATGCAGCAATTATTAGAAAGTGAAGGAATTGTTGTTGTTGAAAATCAAATACAAGATTTAGAAAAAGTTTTGTGGATTCCTATGAATGA